GTGTATATCTTTTGATGTatgtttgtttgattgtttcctTCAGATTTAGAAACCAGTTTCGAAGTAAATGAGGTCACTAGCAATCTTGGAATTTTTCTGGCAAAACATGACCTGCAAAGATTTGTGAGTGATGTTCCCTGGGACTTCAAGTTGAGAGGAATCCATGACTGTGATATCAAGTTAAATAAAAATCCAAAGAGTGACTGTGAAttggatgaaaatggaaagatacTCAGACAGCCTTCCATGCAAAATCACTGTAGGAAACTGACCTCAGGGAATGACTGTGTTCAGGATAGTgaatatagtaaatgctttaCTGAAGAGGTAGAGCTTTTTCAGTCCCATGAGAAGCCTCCTGAAGTGCCAGTGTATCCAGGTAGTCAATGCAAAATGGCCTGGAACTGGAGTTCAGACCTCATGAGAAGTCAGAAAAGTGATACTGGAGAAATGCTTTCTGTAAGTAGTAAAGGTGGGAAGACCTTGAGTCAGAACTCTAAGCTCGTTACTCATCAGCAAATTCCCATTAGAAAGGAGCCTGTTGAATATAGTGAATGTGAAGCAACTTCATCCCATCACTCATGTCTTCCTTACCATCCTAGATTTCACGCTGGAATGAAAAGACATGCACGTCCTCAGTGTAAGAAGGCCTTTGGTTGCAACTTACATCTTGATAGATCGTGTAAGTTTCATACTGGGGAGAAGTTTTATGAGTGTCATGAATGTGAGAAGGCTGCCTGCTACAGATCTCTCCTTATTGGCCATCAGaggatccacactggagagaaactatttgtatgtaatcagtgtggaaaggctttcacacagagctcCAGGCTTTTTGCACATCAGAGaacccacactggagagaagccttttgaatgtaatcagtgtggaaaaacGTTTACAGAAAAGGGCAGTCTTGctatacatcagagaattcacactggagagaagccttatgaatgtaatcaatgtggaaagaccttCAGAACGAGATCCCAGGTTGCtggacatcagagaatccacactggagagaagccttatgaatgtaatcaatgtggaaaggcttttatagACAGGGGCAGTCTTGctatacatcagagaattcacactggggagaagccttatgaatgtaatcaatgtggaaaggctttcacgcAGAGGAGCCATCTTGTtggacatcagagaatccacactggagagaagccttatgaatgtaatcaatgtgggaaGACTTTCAGAACGAGATCCCAGCTTGCTggacatcagaaaatccacaccggagaaaaatcttatgaatgtaatcattgTGGAAAGGTGTTCACACAGAGGAGCCATCTTGTTGAACATCAAAGACTCCACACTGGAGataaaccttatgaatgtaatcaatgtgggaaGACTTTCAGAACGAGATCCCAGCTTGCtggacatcagagaatccacaccgGAGAGAAATTTTATGAATGCAATCATTGTGGAAAGGTGTTCACACAGAGGAGCCATCTTGTtggacatcagagaatccacaccgGAGAGAAgccatatgaatgtaatcaatgtggaaaggctttcacacataGGAGCCaccttgctgcacatcagagaatccacaccaGAGAGAAGCTTTATGAATgtcatcaatgtggaaaggctttcacacagagctcCAGGCTTGCTGCACATCAAAGAACCCACACTGGAGAGAatccttatgaatgtaatcaatgtggaaagacttttacggAAAGGGGCAGTCTTGctatacatcagagaatccacactggagagaagccttatgaatgtaatcaatgtggaaagaccttCAGAACGAGATCCCAGGTTGCTggacatcagaaaatccacactggagagaaatcttTTGAATGTAATCATTGTGGAAAGGCCTTTATAGACAAGGGCAGTCTTGCtggacatcagagaatccacactggagagaagccttataaatgtaatcaatgtgggaaGTCTTTCACACAGAGGAGCCATCTTGTtggacatcagagaatccacactggagagaagccttatgaatgtaatcagtgtgagAAGACTTTCAGAACGAGATCCCagcttgctgcacatcagagaatacatactggagagaagccttatgaatgtaatcaatgtggaaagactttcataaaCAGGTGTAATCTTGctacacatcagagaatccacactggagagaagccttataaatgtagtcaatgtggaaaggcttttacaaaAAGGGGCAGTCTTGCcatacatcagagaatccacactggagagaaatcttATGAATGCAATCAATGTGGAAAGCTTTTCACACAGAGCAGCTATCTTGTtggacatcagagaatccacactggagagaagccttatggatgtaatcaatgtggaaaggcttttacagaCAGGGGCAGTCTTGCTGTACATAAGAGAATACACACTGGAgtgaagccttatgaatgtaatcgtTGTGGGAAGGCATTCACACAGAGGAGCCATCTtgttgcacatcagagaatccacactggagagaagccttatgaatgtaatcaatgtggaaaggcttttacaggCAGGGGCAGACTTGCtggacatcagagaatccacactggagagaagccttatgtatgtaatcagtgtggaaaggcttttacagaAAGGGGCCATCTTGctatacatcagagaatccacactggagagaagccttatgaatgtaatcaatgtggaaaggcttttatagACAAGGGCAGGCTTGCtggacatcagagaatccacactggagagaagccttatgaatgtaatcaatgtggaaaagctttcacgCAGAGGAGCCATCTTGTtagacatcagaaaatccacattGGAGAGAAATCTTTttaatgtaatcagtgtggaaaggatTTCACCCAGAGGAGCCCTCTTGTTGGACATCAGAgagtccacactggagagaagccttatgtatgtaatcattgtggaaaggcttttatagACAAGGGCAGTCTTGCTGGATGTTGgggaatccacactggagagaagccttatgaatgtaatccaTATGGAAAAGCTTTCAGGCAGAGGAGCCCTCTTGTTGGATATCAGAgagtccacactggagagaagccttgtgtatgtaatcaatgtggaaagtctTTCACACAGACCAGTCATCTTGCTTCACATTGGAGAATACATACTGAAGAGGAAACTTTTGAATGTAATCATTGTGGAAAGACTTTCGTAGACAGGTACAATCTTGCTGCGCATCACAGCTTGCTGGACATCAGAAAATCcccactggagagaaaccttgtgAGTGTAATCACTGTGGAAAGCCTCGTACAGACAGGGGCAGTCTTGTTatccatcagagaatccacactggcaAGTAGCGTTATGGATATAATCAATGTGAAAGACTTTTAGATGTACTTCCAATCTTGcttcacatcagagaatccacactagGGAGAGACCTTTTGAatataatcaatgtggaaagtctTTCACAGAGAGCTGAAATCCTAATGTTTTTCACCCCTCCTCAATATGACATGACTTTCATAGGCTTCATTTTTTTAGCCATCCCTCCATTAATTGGTATTTACTTCTTTTCCTGCTGTTTGCTGGCAGAAAAATTCCTTCTTAAATGTTTTGGAACCTGTTGGACATTAATTTCTCTGTTGCTTTCTTTAAGGGGCTAGGTGACATGGTGAATGAAGTACTGTCCTTGGAACCACAAGGCCTAAATTTTAATTCAGTCTCTGGCACTTCCTTTTTGTATTTCACTGGGCAATTCACGTTAGCTAATCCTGCCTGAgtgtccccatctgtagaatggggataataagagcatctacctcccagagttgtggtgAGAATTTAATTAAgcaatatttgttaaatgctttgcaaacattaaatcaGTATGGAAATACTGGCTATTTTTATGACTGTCTTTCCTTGGATCATCAGTCTCTTAGTAAAGTCAGTTGGCTAAAATAAATGGATAGCTcaactgagaaagagagagggagagagaaagagaaacagacagtCAGAGACAAAGAGTCCTAGACCTTATCCAAGGGAAATTTGCTTACATTTCTCAATAGCACAGAGCCAACCTTTGTTCTTCAAACAATTGTGGTGTATGTTGTAAAACATACTGTTATTTGAaatgtattaatatttttatgtgggttgctttaaaaattgaaatggggaaatgattattatatatatatacatctatacacatatacatatatcatatgaaTGGTACTGCCAAACACCCAGTCAGTGGAGGGGGTGGCCCTAGTTAATAAGGTGTTTCCATATGCTAGGAGCCATCAGCAAGGTCATCAAACTAAGATGACAAATGAAGCCTCTGGGGAAAGTTCctgggaagaaggaaatgggggAATGACCAAAGACCAATGATTATCATATGAATGTAATTACTGAAGCACCCAGTTCATGGAGGGGGTCCACCTAGTTAATCAGATGTTTCCATTTCCCAGGGGACATCAGCAAGATCATCCAACCAAGATGCCAGTTGAAGCCTCTCAGAAATTTCCATGGAAGTGTCAGCCAGGAGTGAACACCAGAGCAaccacaatgtgccaggcactgtgctaagcaccagagatagAAAAAGTGGCAAacaacagcccctgccctcagggagcaacCTATAAGTATGTAGAAAGtatgctatatacaggataagtaggacaTATTTAGTAGAGTTAAAAcaatggaattaagaggagttggagaAGACTTGTGGTGGAAGGCAGGATTTTTgctgggccttaaaggaagccaggaagatcaaTGGTCAGAGCAAAGGGTGGTGAGTatttcaggaatgggggacagccagagaaaatgctgggatCTGAGAGATGATTGTCTGTGAAACCTACAGATGCCAGTGTCATTTGATCAAAGAGGACATGGGggagaaaggtgtaagaagactgaagacATGGCTATTTTTATGACATACCAGAGGGTGGTTATgcagggctttgaataccaagcaGAGAATTTTGTACTTGCTCCTGGAaacagtagggagccactggaatttattaagtggaggggggaggtgacatggttagactgcattttaggaaaatgactttggggcttgactggaatggggagagacttgaagaaggGAGACCACTTCCCCAACAGGGGCCAACCTTCCTCAATATAATAGGATGTGAGGTGATGATGTTATGTTGAAACCTGATTGAGAAACCTTAATCTGGAGTATGTGGGTGAATGATTATAATTCACTATTTTGTTAGGCAGAAAGGGCCCTTAGTAAGTGAGAGCAGTAGCAGGCTacaagtttttgggtttttttccttcctggcaCAGAAGAATAATTGAGATCTCTCTGGGGAGTCCAAAATCTGATTCAGTCTGGCATCAGGGTGGATAAGGGATCAGATCCCCAAGATCAACAGAAGGAGTTTCTCCTGGGAGACATCTCTGCATTATTAGGGCAGGGGTGGCAGCACTGAACACAGGCCACCTAACAAACTCAGGCTGGGCAAAGTGACCTTTGGACTTTCAGCCCTTTCCCCCACTTACCTCTACCCCACCTGGACTAATGCCAACCAAGCAGGGTGGAATCAAATTTGAACTTGCCTGCTGAGAAGTTCCGCTGAAATTAATATGTCCATTTTCCATGAGTTACCTTACCAGGCCAGCTATGTCCTGTTTAGGCCTCATTAGACCTCTACAAAGCAGCCTCCTAGATCTCTTCATGGCAGGGTCACTTGAGGATAGGTCTATGCATGGCAAAGGCTATTTTAGGAGGAGAAGACGTGGCAAAGAAAACCCGCCTTCGTACCTGCTATTCCACGTGGGAAAGAACAGAagtgtttcaatttggttagctgGTAGGAGACTAGCATCTCATTCCCAGgagcaaggagataaaaaatatattaaccaTTATTTCATTGTACTTTTctgagaagtcaggatgactcagcaattaacctgtataaaatactgtcagttactccattaaaatcagtctataccCCGACTATACGACTCCCTAGCCCCATGTTTGTGTCCTTTTGTGTTCATTACTTCACCCTACACTAGCACCATCTGCTGGCACTGGCCACAGAGTAAGCATGTTTATGGGAAAAGCCTGTAGTGCGCCTTGCTCACTCCTAGATGCCTTTGCTGGTATTCACTGGCTGATCTTGCTGTTGtacaccctcccccctccacagaCTAAAACAAATCAGGTTTGCAGTCAACTGTTCCTGCTAAATGTCCTGTTTTTGTGTCTCCCTGTTCCTGGGAAAGATTGTCCATCCTTTTCCCCAATACCCAGGAACTTCACCTTTGCAGTTCTCATGCATAAATCTCCCCAGCCCCTCCTGGACTGTTGGCTTTTTGTATGGTACTAGTGTCTGATTTTCTTCTTAATAAAACTGGTCTACTTTCAAGCCAGCTTGGACTCCTGCATTTTTAGGGATGGGCTTCCCCTGGTTGACAGACATTCTTCTTTCTGCAACTGGCATACTGGCTACTCTGTCACagaaactgaaatgactgacttGTGTTACCAAACAGTTCCCTTGGAAATCTCCTAGATAGAAGAATAATAACAAACAGAAAATTAGTTCAAATCAGAAAGTAGCCTTAACACTTCAATGGGAGGCAATGTAAGGTCTGTTTTTTAAGAATGTTTGGGGTGGGTGGCCCATGATGGTTTTGAGATGGTTTGTAAGGTGCATGCCTATTAATCATGTTTTTCAAAGAGTCTGCTTTGTGcaaggaaaaaacacaaacatttctAGCATCTTGATGTGGTGATTACAGCATTGATGAGATAAGATTACAAAGTAACATTGAAATGAAGTGACTACTTTGATTAGTGtacagaaaagaaatgaagatttGTGTATAGCTTTGGCCGTCACTTAGGAATTCATTTGCACTTGTGTGTCATAGTTGTCTGGCAGTTTGAAAACAATTTGATGTCAGGTTGAGAAACTCAAAGAATTTGTTGTATTTAGAAGTGAACAGAGTTTGATGAAATCATTGCATAAACACGCACATCATTGTATAGTGTACATGAATTCATCATGATAATTTGGAGTCACTgaagatacattttaaaaatatatatatatcctaaagAAGCCATTGTTCAAAATAATCTATTCTACCTCAGGGAAATAGAAAAATTGCCTGCCAGTCATGTTGTGGTCTTATATCtgtcagcagaaaaaaaaaataagattaacaaGCTTCACCAGGGAAATTATTATACTTAATGATTTAATAGACAAATCATGTGAACATTTTGGATATGTGTAGTAAATGACAAAATATCAATTTTTCTTAATGAAATATGAGAAAAGTTGGATACAACACTGAATGATTTTGGTGTATATTATTACATGACAATTCAAAAGAGCAACCCTATTTCTAATTTTATCAGAAGAAGTTGAAAAAGAATAACCATGTGATAGTGCACCAAAAACTGATTAGTACAGAAAAGCAGGAAGATTATGTCAGATTGGCAAAATTAAAAGTACAATGAAATAGGTATttgagaaaatattgaaagtgCAGTGAAGAAAAGCCCTCTAGTTCTGTGGAAGGAGCCCCCCAGTCACCGGGTTTAAATCCTAGTTCCAGCTGCAGGGATTGGGGTCAGCGTTCATTCTGACCTGGTCTGAGGTGTGAAGCCAGGACATGCAGGTCGTGATGACCCCAGAGATGTTCCAGGGGATCTGGCGATTGCTGCAAGTAAGGTAAAGACTTCCCTCCTTGTTCCTTTGTTTGAATGATTTTGGATCTGTCACTCTGCCATCCTGAGCTTATGGCCTACATTGTAAAGTGTCATGAGAATCCTGCACTGACTGTGTCATAGGtctgttgtgaagatccaatgttGTGTATGTGAGGCTTTTTGTAAATTAAGTCATCCTTCTGATGTGAGCTCTTGGCTTTTTCAGATGATTAATTCTGCCTCTTCAAGTTTGAAAATTTTTCTCTTCGACTagggaaatagaggaaaaaatcagtTTCCTTCCTGCCATCAGAGATAGCAGATATATTTGcatgtgtttgtttatatttgtttctttcttcagaTGCAAGGACCAAGTCTGAAGTGAATTAGACTAATAAAAACCTGGGCATTTCTGAGAACAAATCTTGCCACCTTAGGTTCATGAGTAATGGCCCCTGTGACTTCAGTTGGTGAGAAATCTCTGACTCTGATAGCAAGGTAGATAAAAATCCAGAGACTCCctgtaaatttaataaatttggaaagaaactaacatgatattcagttttaaaTCACTGTAAGAACATGACCTCAAGGAATGACTGTTTCCAGTAACCGTAGAAaatgcttggggcagctaggtggcacagtcagtagagcaccagccctggagtcaggaggacctcagttcaaatctggcctcagacacttgacacactagctgtgtgaccttgggcaagtcactcaaccctaattgccctgccttcccccctccaagaaataaaaaaaaaaattaaaaaaagaaagtgctttATTTCACAGAGCTTATTCAGTCCCATGAGAAGCAAATTTATCAAAGCAGTCAATGGGAAAGGCCTTCAACTTCATGTTCAGCTCTCATTGGAGATCAGAAAAGTTGTATTGGCAAAAAAGATTTACATATGTGGTGAAGGAAGACAGCCCTTCAGCATGAACTCTGATTATTAGCCATCAGAAAATTTGCTCTCAAAAGAAACCTTAAGAATGTAATAAAAGTGTGACTACACTATCATCTCTTCCTTCCCAAATCCTAGATTTGAATACTGGGATGAAAACATATATATGCAATTGTTcagttaagctaagttaggtttggATTCGGATTTGCACTGGCAATAAAGCACGCTCCTGagagaacatggtttttattgaaagacaggggagatactctaacaaacacagttaacacaacaaacacaaagacacaaacaacatagattcatcacctctcgggggaactccagcacttaatcctctcaaagctgaggggggaTCCCGGTTTACACAGCCCAGCTCAATCAAGGCCCAAgagggaaactgatcccaggaagCTTCCTCTCCATAAGTGAGATCCCACTAGCTTGTTCCATGTGGGGACTTTTATAGCTTCCTGAACAAGGAGGGCCTACTGCTAACTGTCCCAGATGTTTCCCTCCAGAAGGGCCAGCCACTCcccttgggaggggaagatcttgtcaatcattttctttttgagaactggcaacgtcctcaagaagcagtttcggaatttcctgtcctttgtcttaAGGGTTACCTGTTCTTTGTTCGGGCCTATCTCCTAGTGTATTCCATTGTCTGGGCCCATCAGCCAGACAGCATATGTCTAAGAGGTTAATGTCTGATctaaagatcttgcaggagctggagcgtggtggggggggggggggggaaggaagaaaagccaggcttacactataatatggaagatcttctataatgatttatcattcagcaATCAGTGTGGAAATGCCTTTTgttggaactcagatcttattAGGCAtaagaaaattcatactggagaaaagccaTGTGGGAAGGATTTCTGCTACAGATCGACCCTTACTGGCCATTGGaggattcacactggagagaaaccttttcaaATAATGAGTGTACAAAGGCCTTCAGATGaaactcctttctttttccaaattttatttttcccagttatatgtaagaacaatttttaacattcacttaaaaaaaaagaactcagttCCTTTCCCTCTTGATGCAGCTGTATGCTTGGTAAACATCAGCatatccacactggagagaatcCTTATGAATATAATCAGtgtgaaaaaacttttaaatgcaGCTCTAATCTTCATGGCATCAAAGTATCCAAAGGAGAAAATCTCATCCGTGTCAGAAATTTGGTAAAGCATTTGGTGAACACCTTTACCTTATTCTATATCAGAGAAAGCACACTAGAGAGAAACCTTGTGAATGTAATCAACATGGAAAAACTTTGCAACAGAACAAGTAATttgctgaacatcagagaattcttACTGGAatgaaaccttatgaatgtgtaAAAGCTTTCCAATCAAATTCCAATCTTGTTGCCTGTTGATAAGAGAATACATGCTAGAGAGAAAACTTATGAACCTAATCAGTGTGAagttttctgatttaattccaatCTTGCTAAACACCAGAGAATCCATAGTGTAGAGCTAGCATCTCACACCATAGACCAACATTTGATCTCAATTCATACATGGCTTAGATATGGAAGGTCACCTTCAAAAACCATTTCTTCTGACCTAAAGACATTAGCCACTCTTCTCCCTTGTCTTTGTTTGTCCTGGTTTATTTCTGTGTTTGTAGGCACCAAGTTGGACAGATATACAGGTGGTCAGAAGAGTTGCCATTTCTGAAGTGTTTCAAGGTTCTCAAAGCATTTTGCCCACATAGTCTCCCTTGGGGATCAGAAGAGCCTTGAGAAGGAAGTCCTACAGGGACTATtggcctcatttcacagaagaggaaactgaggctcattgtGGCAATGGTCACACATCCAGGAAACTCAGCTCTTTTTGAGCCCAGCTGCAGCATTTTCCCCTTTCAGATAGTCTTTAGAGTTTAAAGAAGCAGCTTGGTATAGGACCCTACAGCTTTAGGTCTAGAGTTAGAAGGCCTAAGTTCCAGTCCTGATCCTTGGCAAGTAACAACCTgagtcccaatttcctcatctgtaaaacgggaatactGAGATGTGCAGCCCTGACCTCagagggttgctgtgaagaaagTATGAGAAACCGTCAGGTTAGGGCTGGAAATGCcatgcccctccccccctccagcTCCCTCTTGTTCAGTGTCTTCACTTTCCAATGGAAGCTCCTGGAAACCATAAACTGGCTTTTTCCTTGTGTTGGTATCCTGACACTTTGTCCACCCACTCTTTGGCACACAGggggtgcctaataaatgcttttgacttGATGACATAGGAATCATCAAGTGTGACTAGAAACTGCTTCTATGCTCCTCtctgtagccagagtggcctttgttttctttgagtgactcagcttacctcattgagcgaCGCTGGGGcatgctcttccggggcaggaagcccagcgaccatgccaggaatcagagaacttcctgtgtgatgagtcatggggctggctgaggggagttgttaactccagagccacgccctattgggtgttaacctagcctacgctagggggaggggccagctcaagaaccattCAGGcagagcttgatgatgtcaaaaactctataagaggggagaggacagcttgaagattctctttccttttccagttggtgtgggagcagtggcaagcaagtgtgactctgggccagcccttgctctcgggccgagtccagatgttggtaactatgaattgtattgggtctgtctgttgatatttgtaatttgtttgtattttggttttgaggttcggggtgctggtttgttttcccctgaactaaatgaatgttttgaacctcagggtgctggctttttcccctgaagtatgtgaatgaatctgtatttggtatatctcttgatgcttgtctctttgctcccctgaactaactgcgtgccaactgaatgctggtgtttttcccctga
This Trichosurus vulpecula isolate mTriVul1 chromosome 2, mTriVul1.pri, whole genome shotgun sequence DNA region includes the following protein-coding sequences:
- the LOC118839516 gene encoding zinc finger protein 665-like, with product MQVPAQLAEDQSLFLGERPRRMAPGSQRPSSQDLVTFKDVVVDFSEEEWRLLDHSQKELYKKIMLENIQNLLSLDLETSFEVNEVTSNLGIFLAKHDLQRFVSDVPWDFKLRGIHDCDIKLNKNPKSDCELDENGKILRQPSMQNHCRKLTSGNDCVQDSEYSKCFTEEVELFQSHEKPPEVPVYPGSQCKMAWNWSSDLMRSQKSDTGEMLSVSSKGGKTLSQNSKLVTHQQIPIRKEPVEYSECEATSSHHSCLPYHPRFHAGMKRHARPQCKKAFGCNLHLDRSCKFHTGEKFYECHECEKAACYRSLLIGHQRIHTGEKLFVCNQCGKAFTQSSRLFAHQRTHTGEKPFECNQCGKTFTEKGSLAIHQRIHTGEKPYECNQCGKTFRTRSQVAGHQRIHTGEKPYECNQCGKAFIDRGSLAIHQRIHTGEKPYECNQCGKAFTQRSHLVGHQRIHTGEKPYECNQCGKTFRTRSQLAGHQKIHTGEKSYECNHCGKVFTQRSHLVEHQRLHTGDKPYECNQCGKTFRTRSQLAGHQRIHTGEKFYECNHCGKVFTQRSHLVGHQRIHTGEKPYECNQCGKAFTHRSHLAAHQRIHTREKLYECHQCGKAFTQSSRLAAHQRTHTGENPYECNQCGKTFTERGSLAIHQRIHTGEKPYECNQCGKTFRTRSQVAGHQKIHTGEKSFECNHCGKAFIDKGSLAGHQRIHTGEKPYKCNQCGKSFTQRSHLVGHQRIHTGEKPYECNQCEKTFRTRSQLAAHQRIHTGEKPYECNQCGKTFINRCNLATHQRIHTGEKPYKCSQCGKAFTKRGSLAIHQRIHTGEKSYECNQCGKLFTQSSYLVGHQRIHTGEKPYGCNQCGKAFTDRGSLAVHKRIHTGVKPYECNRCGKAFTQRSHLVAHQRIHTGEKPYECNQCGKAFTGRGRLAGHQRIHTGEKPYVCNQCGKAFTERGHLAIHQRIHTGEKPYECNQCGKAFIDKGRLAGHQRIHTGEKPYECNQCGKAFTQRSHLVRHQKIHIGEKSF